One region of Rhodocaloribacter litoris genomic DNA includes:
- a CDS encoding mercuric reductase translates to METFDHIILGTGQATGTLLGRLIPTGERIVVIEGAHVGGSCVNYGCTPTKTLVASARAAHVARRGPFYGVETGPVRIDYARVRARMNEVRHGSRDGLTRWMEETPNVTLIRGWGRFEEPRTLRVGERRLRGGQIYINVGMRPAVPPIDGLDAVPWLDSARLLDLETRPDHLVIVGGGYIGMEFAQIYRRFGAEVTVVQRAPQVMPREDADVAAEIRRILEGEGVRILCDATAERVDGQQGAIRVTVRHGEGTETLVGTHLLVAAGRCPNSDRLNLEAAGIETDDRGFIRVDDVCRTNVEGVFALGDVNGHGAFTHTAVNDAEIVLDHLFGGTRRLSQRIPIYALFTDPPLGRVGMSEREALASGKRVLKATRPMSRISRAKEMGETQGFAKLLVDADTDRILGAAILGPNGDEIVNMFAAIMHSDIPCRRYREVVLVHPTVSELMPWILDDLEEVEPAEA, encoded by the coding sequence ATGGAAACGTTCGATCACATCATCCTGGGTACCGGGCAGGCCACCGGTACGTTGCTGGGCCGTCTCATCCCGACGGGCGAGCGCATTGTCGTCATAGAGGGGGCGCACGTCGGGGGGAGCTGCGTCAACTATGGCTGCACGCCCACGAAGACGCTCGTGGCGAGTGCACGGGCGGCGCACGTGGCCCGGCGCGGCCCGTTCTATGGCGTCGAGACCGGCCCGGTCCGCATCGACTATGCCCGTGTGCGGGCTCGCATGAACGAGGTCCGGCACGGCTCGCGCGACGGCCTCACCCGCTGGATGGAGGAGACGCCCAACGTGACGCTGATTCGGGGCTGGGGCCGGTTCGAGGAGCCGCGCACGCTCCGCGTGGGCGAGCGGCGGCTGCGCGGCGGGCAGATCTACATCAACGTGGGGATGCGTCCCGCCGTGCCCCCCATCGACGGGCTTGACGCCGTCCCCTGGCTCGACAGCGCGCGCCTGCTCGACCTGGAGACGCGGCCCGACCACCTCGTCATCGTCGGCGGCGGCTACATCGGGATGGAGTTCGCCCAGATCTATCGGCGCTTCGGGGCAGAGGTCACCGTCGTGCAGCGCGCGCCGCAGGTGATGCCGCGCGAGGACGCGGACGTCGCCGCCGAGATCCGGCGCATCCTCGAAGGCGAGGGCGTTCGCATCCTGTGCGACGCCACGGCCGAGCGAGTGGACGGTCAGCAGGGGGCGATCCGGGTGACGGTCCGGCATGGCGAGGGCACCGAGACGCTCGTGGGGACGCACCTGCTCGTGGCCGCCGGGCGCTGCCCCAACAGCGACCGGCTGAACCTGGAGGCTGCCGGCATCGAGACGGACGACCGGGGGTTCATCCGGGTGGACGACGTCTGCCGCACGAACGTCGAGGGCGTCTTTGCGCTGGGCGACGTGAACGGCCACGGGGCCTTCACCCACACCGCGGTCAACGACGCCGAGATCGTGCTCGACCATCTCTTCGGCGGGACGCGGCGGCTCTCGCAGCGCATCCCCATCTACGCGCTGTTCACCGACCCGCCGCTGGGGCGCGTGGGGATGAGCGAGCGGGAGGCCCTCGCCTCGGGTAAGCGCGTCCTCAAGGCCACCCGCCCCATGAGCCGCATCAGCCGCGCCAAAGAGATGGGCGAGACGCAGGGCTTCGCCAAGCTGCTCGTCGACGCCGACACGGACCGGATCCTGGGCGCCGCCATCCTGGGACCGAACGGCGACGAGATCGTCAACATGTTCGCCGCCATCATGCACAGCGACATCCCGTGCCGGCGCTACCGCGAGGTCGTCCTGGTCCATCCCACCGTGTCGGAACTGATGCCGTGGATCCTCGACGACCTCGAGGAAGTGGAGCCCGCGGAGGCCTGA
- a CDS encoding TetR/AcrR family transcriptional regulator, with translation MGRTSDAREKLIEAARELMWERGYADVGVQELCQRAGVRPGSFYYFFPSKADLTVETLEAHWQAHEGQVLAPARQIPDALERLRFVLQKTYEHHVTTRQSCGRAGGCPFGNLSGELMALDPAIREKLLEIFERHYTFYEQLLTDAQAAGQVSLDDGPVRARALFAFLQGMQMLAHTHNDPEWIRLLAPDAFRLIGAPVPAFP, from the coding sequence ATGGGACGTACCAGCGACGCCCGGGAAAAGCTGATCGAGGCCGCCCGCGAGCTCATGTGGGAGCGCGGCTACGCCGACGTGGGCGTGCAGGAGTTATGCCAGCGTGCCGGCGTACGTCCGGGCAGTTTCTACTACTTCTTCCCTTCGAAGGCCGACCTGACCGTCGAGACACTGGAAGCGCACTGGCAGGCACATGAAGGGCAGGTGCTGGCCCCGGCCCGTCAGATCCCGGACGCCCTCGAGCGGCTCCGCTTCGTCCTGCAGAAGACGTACGAGCACCATGTGACCACCCGGCAATCCTGCGGCCGGGCGGGCGGCTGCCCGTTCGGCAACCTGAGCGGTGAACTCATGGCGCTCGACCCGGCGATCCGGGAGAAGCTCCTCGAAATCTTCGAAAGGCACTACACCTTCTACGAGCAATTGCTTACCGATGCACAGGCAGCCGGCCAGGTCTCCCTCGACGATGGGCCTGTGCGTGCCCGGGCCCTCTTTGCCTTCTTGCAAGGTATGCAGATGTTGGCCCACACCCACAACGACCCGGAGTGGATCCGGCTGCTGGCTCCGGATGCCTTCCGGCTCATCGGAGCACCGGTGCCCGCCTTCCCCTGA
- a CDS encoding cytochrome c oxidase subunit 2A, producing the protein MAEENTTAREPTPSREPDVRGTLFLTLVFLAMIFGFWALLYYMLLNR; encoded by the coding sequence ATGGCCGAAGAAAACACCACGGCACGCGAGCCCACTCCCTCCCGGGAACCGGACGTGCGGGGCACACTCTTTCTGACGCTCGTCTTCCTGGCGATGATTTTCGGATTTTGGGCTCTTTTATACTACATGCTGTTAAACCGCTGA
- a CDS encoding carboxymuconolactone decarboxylase family protein, whose translation METTTQQAQHILDTVQQKYGFVPNLYREMAAHSPAVAEVYLQANEAADGISLTPQETQAVILAVSAYNDCHYCTKAHRTVGKMVGLPEDEIDAILGGDLPRDERLRSLVHATRLTLDKRGWLSDEDLEALASRGISRGQVYEIVALIGIKTISNYVNHIAHTEVDPQFK comes from the coding sequence ATGGAAACCACGACGCAGCAAGCCCAGCACATCCTCGACACGGTCCAGCAGAAATACGGGTTTGTCCCGAACCTCTACCGGGAGATGGCGGCGCACAGCCCCGCCGTCGCCGAGGTATACCTGCAGGCCAACGAGGCCGCGGACGGGATCTCGCTGACGCCCCAGGAAACGCAGGCCGTCATCCTGGCCGTCTCGGCCTACAACGACTGCCATTACTGCACGAAGGCACACCGCACCGTCGGGAAGATGGTGGGGCTTCCCGAAGACGAGATCGATGCCATCCTGGGCGGCGACCTGCCCCGCGACGAACGCCTGCGCAGCCTCGTCCACGCCACCCGCCTCACCCTCGACAAACGGGGCTGGCTCAGCGACGAGGACCTCGAAGCGCTGGCCTCGCGGGGGATCTCCCGCGGGCAGGTCTACGAGATCGTGGCCCTGATCGGCATCAAGACCATCAGCAACTACGTCAACCACATCGCCCACACGGAGGTAGACCCGCAGTTCAAGTAA
- a CDS encoding alkene reductase, protein MKLLEPYPLGPLTLPNRIVMAPMTRNRARGTVPGPLNALYYRQRATAGLIITEASQVDPLGQGYPETPGIHSEAQVEGWRRVTGAVHEAGGRIFLQLWHVGRISHPSFHGGKLPVAPSAIRPAGKAFTYEGPKPFVTPRALATDELPGIVARFRRGAELAKAAGFDGVEIHGANGYLLDQFLQSGTNRRTDRYGGSVENRARLLLEVVEAVSDVWGTGRVGVRLSPGGRFNDMHDDDPAATFTYVARRLNAYGLAYLHVIREPEDVVLAFREGRRLHAPELLRPHFDGPLIAAGGYTPETAEQVLRDGHADLIAFGRLFIANPDLPRRIAEGAPLNEPDPATFYGGDEQGYTDYPALEETAACC, encoded by the coding sequence ATGAAACTGCTCGAACCCTATCCGCTCGGCCCACTCACCCTGCCCAACCGTATCGTGATGGCCCCGATGACCCGAAACCGGGCCAGAGGCACCGTACCGGGCCCGCTCAACGCACTGTACTATCGCCAGCGCGCCACGGCAGGACTCATCATCACCGAGGCCTCGCAGGTGGACCCGCTGGGGCAGGGCTATCCCGAGACGCCCGGCATCCACAGCGAGGCCCAGGTGGAGGGCTGGCGCCGGGTGACCGGCGCCGTCCACGAAGCCGGCGGCCGTATCTTTCTCCAGCTCTGGCATGTCGGCCGCATCTCCCACCCGTCGTTCCACGGCGGCAAGCTGCCCGTGGCTCCCTCGGCCATCCGCCCCGCCGGGAAGGCCTTCACGTACGAAGGACCGAAGCCGTTCGTGACGCCGCGCGCCCTGGCGACCGACGAGCTTCCCGGCATCGTGGCCCGGTTCCGGCGCGGGGCCGAGCTGGCGAAAGCCGCCGGCTTCGACGGCGTGGAGATCCACGGCGCCAACGGCTACCTGCTCGATCAGTTCTTGCAGTCCGGGACGAACCGGCGCACGGACCGCTATGGCGGCTCCGTCGAGAACCGGGCGCGGCTGCTGCTGGAGGTGGTGGAGGCCGTCAGCGACGTATGGGGCACCGGCCGGGTCGGCGTGCGCCTCTCCCCCGGCGGCCGGTTCAACGACATGCACGACGACGACCCCGCCGCCACGTTCACGTATGTGGCCCGGCGCCTGAATGCCTACGGGCTGGCCTACCTGCACGTCATCCGCGAGCCCGAAGACGTGGTGCTGGCGTTCCGCGAGGGACGCCGCCTGCACGCGCCCGAGCTCCTGCGTCCCCACTTCGACGGCCCCCTGATCGCCGCCGGCGGCTATACCCCGGAAACCGCCGAGCAGGTCCTCCGCGACGGCCATGCCGACCTGATCGCCTTCGGCCGGCTCTTCATCGCCAACCCGGACCTCCCCCGCCGTATCGCCGAGGGCGCCCCGCTCAACGAGCCCGACCCCGCCACCTTCTATGGCGGCGACGAACAGGGCTACACCGACTACCCGGCACTTGAAGAGACGGCCGCCTGCTGCTGA
- a CDS encoding OprO/OprP family phosphate-selective porin, whose product MVLPRRRLSLLPLLFFCGLLFPATGRAQDASPPARTSGQDVHLTLDGFLQTRVSYGLRDPAKDSGERRLDRTGFGIRRARFRVLAGLGRAGAFMQLDGAGGTLSVLDFFASYRLSDRVRLRLGRFAGAQPRSLILTPSTRIDAVDRAAIAERWARQTIGGDGRDFGLELQYATPRAELLLLLHNGDGDWDRLRGNFRQGPSENDATRGLDTEGLALTVAGALRPGGPDGLELGGFAGLNGSRNPNTRFLDEERGRNYVTYGAHAYWGATPGSRAFRLKADVLGILYQARSRFDDRQHTFGASLLGAVRLHPAAELFARAEVFDPDLNNDLDQDTYLTGGASLSLSALRGGPYHRERLTLAYTALLPASDLAPTEHLVILQAQIVF is encoded by the coding sequence ATGGTCCTGCCAAGACGCCGCCTTTCGCTCCTGCCTCTGTTGTTCTTCTGTGGCCTGCTCTTTCCGGCCACGGGCCGGGCGCAGGACGCCTCGCCCCCGGCCCGCACCTCGGGCCAGGACGTTCACCTCACGCTCGACGGCTTCCTGCAGACGCGGGTGAGCTATGGTCTCCGCGATCCGGCCAAAGACAGCGGTGAGCGGCGGCTCGACCGGACCGGCTTCGGCATCCGCCGGGCCCGCTTTCGCGTCCTGGCCGGGCTCGGACGGGCCGGCGCCTTCATGCAGCTCGACGGTGCCGGCGGCACCCTCAGCGTGCTCGATTTCTTCGCCAGTTACCGCCTCAGCGACCGGGTGCGCCTGCGGCTCGGCCGCTTTGCCGGGGCCCAGCCGCGCAGCCTGATCCTGACCCCCTCGACGCGTATCGACGCCGTCGACCGGGCGGCCATTGCCGAGCGCTGGGCACGGCAGACCATCGGCGGCGACGGGCGCGACTTCGGCCTCGAGCTCCAGTACGCCACCCCACGGGCCGAACTGCTCCTCCTGCTCCACAACGGCGACGGCGACTGGGACCGCCTGCGGGGCAACTTCCGCCAGGGTCCCAGCGAGAACGACGCCACACGCGGCCTCGACACCGAGGGGCTGGCCCTGACGGTGGCCGGCGCCCTGCGCCCCGGCGGGCCGGACGGCCTGGAACTGGGCGGCTTCGCCGGGCTCAACGGCAGCCGCAACCCGAACACCCGCTTTCTGGACGAGGAGCGCGGCCGCAACTACGTCACCTACGGCGCGCACGCCTACTGGGGGGCCACGCCCGGAAGCCGTGCCTTCCGGCTCAAGGCCGACGTGCTGGGCATCCTCTACCAGGCCCGCTCGCGCTTCGACGACCGGCAACACACCTTCGGGGCCTCGCTGCTCGGCGCCGTCCGCCTCCATCCGGCCGCCGAACTCTTCGCCCGCGCCGAAGTGTTCGACCCTGACCTCAACAACGACCTCGACCAGGACACCTACCTGACAGGCGGAGCAAGCCTGAGCCTGAGTGCCCTCCGGGGTGGCCCGTACCACCGGGAGCGCCTGACCCTCGCCTACACCGCCCTGCTGCCGGCGTCCGACCTCGCCCCCACCGAACATCTCGTCATCCTCCAGGCCCAGATCGTCTTCTGA
- a CDS encoding cytochrome c oxidase subunit II, with protein sequence MNVHTYERAFLTLGGVLLVLCMAALVYATVAMGIHLPGRSGEIDPLQVFSTPPFDNPGVHQTGPDRYDVVIIGQAWRFHPEEIRVPAGAELHFIGTTFDVIHGFHIEGTRVNVMLIPGQVSRQTYRFREPGEYLIICHEYCGAGHHNMYGKIIVE encoded by the coding sequence ATGAACGTTCACACCTACGAACGCGCCTTTCTGACGCTCGGGGGCGTGCTGCTGGTCCTCTGCATGGCCGCCCTGGTGTACGCCACCGTGGCCATGGGCATTCACCTGCCCGGACGATCCGGTGAAATCGATCCGCTCCAGGTTTTCTCCACACCGCCGTTCGACAACCCCGGCGTGCACCAGACCGGCCCCGACCGGTACGACGTGGTGATCATCGGACAGGCCTGGCGTTTCCATCCGGAGGAGATCCGGGTGCCGGCCGGCGCCGAGTTGCACTTCATCGGAACGACCTTCGACGTGATCCACGGCTTTCACATCGAGGGGACACGCGTGAACGTGATGCTCATCCCTGGCCAGGTCTCGCGCCAGACGTACCGCTTCCGGGAGCCGGGCGAATACCTGATCATCTGCCACGAGTACTGCGGGGCGGGGCATCACAACATGTACGGAAAAATCATCGTCGAATAA
- a CDS encoding dihydroorotase has translation MTPDLLLKGGLLLDPETGATRRADVLIRDGRIARIAPDLDAAGVPVYDASGKMLSPGWMDMHVHLREPGFEHKETIETGCRAAAFGGFTAVACMPNTNPPIDTPEVVAFIRERAEATPVDVYPIACVSVGRNGAALTGAVLAGLDALAGAGAVAFSDDGSPVQSSALMRQALEAAARLDRPIINHMEDMTAGPKGHMNEGAVSRRLGIRPVPALSEEMMIARDLLLCELTGGPLHVAHLSTAKGAALVRLAKARGLPVTAEVCTHHVTLTDEAVAASGCDPNTKMHPPLRTAADVAALKEALRDGTLDALCTDHAPHAPEEKAAPFEEAPFGILGLETAWGLTGRELIAPGVLSVAEAVYKLTVAPRRILRLPVPRLAEGEAANLTVFDATTRWTFEERHIRSKSRNTPFVGWEMIGRAWAIYNKGQLVTNEG, from the coding sequence ATGACCCCGGACCTTCTCCTCAAGGGCGGCCTGCTCCTCGACCCCGAGACGGGCGCCACCCGCCGCGCCGACGTGCTCATCCGCGACGGCCGCATCGCGCGCATCGCGCCGGACCTCGACGCCGCCGGCGTGCCGGTCTACGACGCCTCGGGCAAGATGCTCTCGCCGGGGTGGATGGACATGCACGTGCACCTCCGCGAGCCGGGCTTCGAGCACAAGGAGACCATCGAGACGGGGTGCCGGGCGGCGGCCTTCGGCGGCTTCACGGCCGTGGCCTGCATGCCCAACACGAACCCGCCCATCGACACGCCGGAGGTCGTCGCCTTCATCCGCGAGCGGGCCGAGGCCACGCCGGTGGACGTCTACCCCATCGCGTGCGTCTCGGTGGGGCGCAACGGGGCGGCGCTCACCGGGGCGGTGCTGGCCGGCCTCGACGCGCTGGCCGGGGCCGGCGCCGTGGCCTTCAGCGACGACGGCTCGCCGGTGCAGTCGAGCGCCCTCATGCGGCAGGCCCTCGAAGCCGCCGCCCGCCTCGACCGGCCCATCATCAACCACATGGAGGACATGACGGCCGGCCCGAAGGGGCACATGAACGAGGGCGCGGTCTCACGGCGGCTGGGCATCCGGCCCGTGCCCGCACTCTCCGAGGAGATGATGATCGCCCGCGACCTGTTGCTGTGCGAGCTGACCGGCGGGCCGCTCCACGTGGCGCACCTCTCCACGGCGAAGGGTGCGGCGCTCGTCCGCCTGGCGAAGGCCCGCGGCCTCCCCGTGACGGCGGAGGTCTGCACGCACCACGTCACGCTCACCGACGAGGCCGTGGCGGCGAGCGGGTGCGACCCGAACACGAAGATGCACCCCCCGCTGCGCACGGCGGCTGACGTGGCGGCGCTGAAGGAGGCCCTCCGCGACGGCACCCTCGACGCCCTCTGCACCGACCACGCACCGCACGCGCCGGAGGAGAAGGCCGCGCCGTTCGAGGAGGCCCCCTTCGGCATCCTGGGGCTGGAGACGGCCTGGGGCCTGACGGGCCGCGAGCTGATCGCGCCGGGGGTGCTCTCGGTGGCCGAGGCCGTGTACAAGCTCACCGTGGCGCCCCGCCGCATCCTGCGCCTGCCCGTGCCGCGCCTGGCCGAGGGCGAAGCCGCCAACCTGACCGTCTTCGACGCCACCACACGCTGGACCTTCGAGGAACGCCACATCCGCTCGAAGAGCCGGAACACGCCGTTCGTCGGATGGGAGATGATCGGGCGCGCCTGGGCGATCTACAACAAGGGGCAACTCGTGACAAACGAAGGTTGA
- a CDS encoding cbb3-type cytochrome c oxidase subunit I, which yields MAEHVAASTPIVADPAPPVFPETQRRALRWTLYVGYAALTAGIFHGLAQALSYAGIDILAYFPALRSYYQGLTAHGVANAIIFTFSFANAFLPLMVARALSRRLDDRLLWAGFGTLILGNLLVIYAVVTNQASVLYTSYAPLQAHWTYYVGLVLVVISTWLALLNMLLAWRGWKREHPDVRMPLLAHISIVSYVMWFLASLPIAVEFLFFLIPWSLGWVERTDPLLTRTLFWFTGHAIVYAWLLPAYVSWYALVPRQAGGKIISDSLTRLVFILFLLLSIPTGFHHQYTDPGIHEGFKFVHAILTFGVFFPSLITAFSVMASLEMGGRAHGGRGLLGWIPKLPWGDPSLSAQLLAMITFVFGGITGLINASFTMNQVIHNTTWVPGHFHMTVGSAVALTFMGVAYWMVPYLTGKRLWGRKTALASNWIYTIGVLIFARGMSSAGLEGMPRRTFLAQSAYNDPDWLVGGILTGIGGTLMFAGIALFFVVVAMTIWKGRAGEAPTDIPWSETLIEPARDGWTARLDRIGFWVIVAILLILIAYGPFFASYLPPNFVSPGFRIY from the coding sequence ATGGCAGAACACGTTGCTGCCTCGACGCCGATCGTGGCCGACCCGGCGCCGCCGGTGTTTCCGGAAACCCAGCGCCGGGCGCTTCGCTGGACGCTCTACGTGGGCTACGCGGCCCTGACGGCCGGCATCTTTCACGGGCTGGCGCAGGCCCTCTCCTATGCGGGCATCGACATCCTGGCCTACTTCCCGGCGCTGCGCAGCTACTACCAGGGCCTGACGGCCCACGGTGTGGCCAACGCCATCATCTTCACGTTCTCCTTCGCCAACGCCTTCCTGCCGCTCATGGTGGCACGGGCGCTCTCGCGCCGCCTGGACGACCGGCTGCTCTGGGCCGGCTTCGGCACGCTGATCCTGGGTAACCTGCTCGTGATCTATGCCGTCGTCACGAACCAGGCCAGCGTGCTCTACACCTCGTATGCGCCGTTGCAGGCGCACTGGACCTACTACGTGGGCCTCGTCCTGGTCGTGATCAGCACGTGGCTGGCCCTGCTGAACATGCTGCTGGCCTGGCGGGGCTGGAAGCGGGAGCATCCGGATGTGCGCATGCCGCTGCTGGCCCACATCTCGATCGTCTCCTACGTGATGTGGTTCCTGGCCTCGCTCCCGATTGCCGTCGAGTTTCTGTTCTTCCTGATCCCCTGGTCGTTGGGGTGGGTGGAACGGACCGACCCGCTGCTGACGCGCACCCTCTTCTGGTTCACGGGCCATGCCATCGTCTATGCCTGGCTGTTGCCGGCCTACGTATCGTGGTATGCCCTCGTGCCGCGCCAGGCGGGCGGTAAGATCATCAGCGACTCGCTCACGCGCCTGGTGTTCATCCTCTTCCTGCTGCTCTCGATCCCGACGGGCTTCCATCACCAGTACACCGATCCCGGCATCCATGAGGGGTTCAAGTTCGTCCACGCCATCCTGACCTTCGGCGTCTTCTTCCCGAGCCTGATCACGGCCTTCAGCGTGATGGCCTCGCTGGAGATGGGCGGCCGGGCGCACGGCGGGCGCGGCCTGCTCGGCTGGATCCCGAAGCTCCCCTGGGGCGATCCCTCGCTCTCGGCGCAGCTCCTGGCCATGATCACGTTCGTCTTCGGCGGCATCACCGGCCTGATCAATGCCTCCTTCACCATGAACCAGGTCATCCACAACACCACCTGGGTGCCGGGGCATTTCCACATGACCGTCGGCAGCGCCGTGGCCCTGACCTTCATGGGCGTGGCCTACTGGATGGTCCCCTATCTGACGGGAAAGCGGCTCTGGGGACGCAAAACGGCGCTGGCTTCGAACTGGATCTACACGATCGGGGTGCTCATCTTCGCCCGGGGAATGAGCTCGGCCGGTCTGGAAGGCATGCCCCGCCGAACCTTCCTGGCACAGTCGGCCTACAACGATCCCGACTGGCTGGTCGGCGGCATCCTCACCGGCATAGGCGGCACGCTCATGTTCGCGGGTATCGCCCTCTTTTTCGTGGTGGTCGCGATGACGATCTGGAAAGGCCGGGCCGGCGAGGCCCCCACAGACATCCCGTGGTCCGAAACCCTCATCGAGCCGGCCCGAGACGGCTGGACCGCCCGGCTGGACCGGATCGGTTTCTGGGTGATCGTGGCGATCCTCCTCATCCTCATCGCCTACGGCCCCTTCTTCGCCAGCTACCTGCCGCCCAACTTCGTCTCGCCGGGCTTCCGGATCTATTGA
- a CDS encoding S9 family peptidase translates to MRARLLLWFLLAVVLAGPRAVQARQVEPPRLTLEDIHASGKFSGESFRGGRWADAGPVITFIENDREHSATHLVSYNLETGRQARLIDGTKLTAADVGRRIRIEDYQYSADGKKVLLYTDSERVWRQNTKGYYYVFDLETETLTPVSDRAKGFQMFAKFDPAGERVAFVRDRNLFVVDLDTMEETQLTFDGSEGAIINGTFDWVYEEEFGLRDGWSWSPDGRYIAFFKLDESNTRDFFMADLRELYPKAIHFRYPKAGEANSEIQVGVIDMASRRIDYFDTDTWNEGGDRYEYIARMGWTPPLDGEHKVWMFRLNRDQNHLDLLYADPDDHTVTTVLEEQEPTWIDVETNKLTFLADGQHFVWRSEVDGYDHLYLYRLDGTPVTPITSGPWDVTDFHGIDEATGTAFFTATIDSPLERHLYRVHVAASSNGTPTEPERITRRPGWHGINMSSDLAYYIDTYSNATTPPVTTLHRADGTRVKMLEGNEALIETLSAYDLPAPEFMTVPGADGTPLNAYLIKPRDFDPNRTYPLLMYVYGGPGSQTVTNAWGGSRYLWHAYLAEELGVLVASVDNRGTGARGKAFKSITYKRLGQIEAADQQAAAQHFAALPYVDAARLGIWGWSYGGYMTLMAMLTGDGPQTFKLGISVAPVTDWRLYDTIYTERYMTTPQRNPDGYEQGAPLHYADRLADTQKLLIVHGDLDDNVHFQNAVQMADRLQAAGKQFRFMVYPGRNHGIFGGKTRLHLFRMATDFIRENL, encoded by the coding sequence ATGCGCGCACGTTTACTCCTCTGGTTTCTCCTGGCGGTGGTGCTGGCAGGACCCCGGGCGGTGCAGGCCCGGCAGGTCGAACCGCCCCGGCTGACGCTCGAAGACATCCATGCCTCCGGCAAGTTCTCCGGCGAATCCTTTCGAGGCGGGCGCTGGGCCGACGCCGGCCCCGTCATCACCTTCATCGAGAACGACCGGGAGCACAGTGCCACCCACCTGGTCAGCTATAACCTGGAGACCGGCCGCCAGGCCCGCCTCATCGACGGCACGAAGCTCACGGCCGCCGACGTCGGGCGGCGCATCCGCATCGAAGACTACCAGTACAGCGCCGATGGCAAAAAGGTGCTGCTCTATACCGATTCGGAACGCGTCTGGCGACAAAATACGAAAGGCTACTATTACGTCTTCGACCTCGAAACGGAAACCCTCACCCCCGTCTCGGACCGGGCGAAAGGCTTCCAGATGTTTGCCAAGTTCGATCCGGCCGGCGAGCGCGTCGCCTTCGTACGCGACCGCAACCTGTTCGTCGTCGACCTGGACACGATGGAAGAGACGCAGCTCACCTTCGACGGCAGCGAAGGCGCCATCATCAACGGCACGTTCGACTGGGTCTACGAGGAAGAGTTCGGCCTGCGCGACGGCTGGTCCTGGAGCCCCGACGGCCGCTACATCGCCTTCTTCAAGCTCGACGAGTCGAACACGCGCGACTTCTTCATGGCCGACCTGCGCGAGCTGTATCCGAAGGCCATCCACTTCCGCTATCCCAAAGCCGGCGAGGCCAACAGCGAGATCCAGGTCGGCGTCATCGACATGGCTTCGCGGCGGATCGACTACTTCGACACGGACACCTGGAACGAGGGCGGCGACCGGTACGAGTACATCGCCCGCATGGGCTGGACGCCGCCCCTCGACGGCGAGCACAAGGTCTGGATGTTCCGCCTCAACCGGGACCAGAACCACCTCGACCTGCTCTATGCCGACCCGGACGACCACACCGTGACGACGGTGCTCGAAGAGCAGGAACCGACCTGGATCGACGTGGAGACGAACAAGCTCACCTTCCTCGCCGACGGCCAGCACTTCGTCTGGCGCAGCGAGGTCGACGGCTACGACCACCTCTATCTCTACCGGCTCGACGGCACCCCGGTGACGCCCATCACCTCCGGGCCGTGGGACGTGACCGACTTCCACGGCATCGACGAGGCCACCGGCACGGCCTTCTTCACGGCGACGATCGACAGCCCGCTCGAACGCCACCTCTACCGGGTCCATGTCGCCGCCAGCAGCAACGGCACCCCGACCGAGCCCGAGCGCATCACCCGACGACCCGGCTGGCACGGCATCAACATGTCGTCCGACCTGGCCTATTACATCGACACGTATTCGAACGCCACCACGCCGCCGGTGACGACGCTCCACCGCGCCGACGGCACGCGGGTCAAGATGCTCGAAGGCAACGAGGCGCTGATCGAGACGCTCTCGGCCTACGACCTCCCCGCGCCGGAGTTCATGACGGTGCCGGGCGCCGACGGCACGCCGCTCAACGCCTACCTCATCAAGCCCCGCGACTTCGACCCGAACCGGACGTACCCGCTGCTGATGTACGTCTACGGCGGGCCGGGCTCGCAGACGGTGACGAACGCCTGGGGCGGCTCGCGCTACCTCTGGCACGCCTACCTGGCTGAGGAACTCGGCGTGCTCGTGGCCAGCGTGGACAATCGGGGCACGGGCGCACGCGGCAAAGCCTTCAAGAGCATCACGTACAAACGGCTCGGGCAGATCGAAGCCGCCGACCAGCAGGCCGCCGCGCAGCACTTCGCCGCCCTGCCCTACGTGGACGCCGCCCGCCTCGGCATCTGGGGCTGGAGCTACGGCGGCTACATGACGCTCATGGCGATGCTCACGGGCGACGGCCCGCAAACCTTCAAGCTCGGCATCTCGGTCGCCCCCGTGACCGACTGGCGGCTCTACGATACCATCTACACCGAACGCTACATGACGACGCCGCAGCGAAACCCCGACGGCTACGAACAGGGCGCGCCGCTGCACTACGCCGACCGCCTGGCCGACACGCAGAAGCTGCTCATCGTCCACGGCGACCTCGACGACAACGTCCACTTCCAGAATGCCGTCCAGATGGCCGACCGCCTGCAGGCCGCCGGAAAACAGTTCCGCTTCATGGTCTATCCGGGCCGTAACCACGGCATCTTCGGCGGGAAAACGCGCCTGCATCTGTTCCGCATGGCCACGGACTTCATCCGGGAGAACCTCTGA